From one Eptesicus fuscus isolate TK198812 chromosome 21, DD_ASM_mEF_20220401, whole genome shotgun sequence genomic stretch:
- the CENPN gene encoding centromere protein N, giving the protein MDEIVAEFIKRTILKIPMAEMITILKAWDFLSENQLQTINFRKRKESLVHDLVMLCEEKHASVNDAALLDIIYTQFHQHQKVWDVFQMTKEPGEDIDLFDMKQFKSSFKKILQRALKNVSVTFRDAEENAVWIRIAWGTQYKKPNQYKPTYVVYYSQTPYAFISSSRLRSSIPLLGQALTVASKHHRIVKMDFRSRYLDSLKAIVFKQYNQTFETHNASTPLQERNLGLDINMDSRIIHENIIEKDRVQRVTQEIFGDYPQPRLEFAQYKLETKFKSDLNRGILAERKEPLRCLVKFSSPNLLEALKSLAPAGIADAPLSPLLTCIPQKRMNYFKIKDK; this is encoded by the exons atggatgaaattgTTGCCGAGTTTATCAAAAGGACCATCTTGAAAATCCCAATGGCTGAAATGATAACAATCCTGAAAGCCTGGGATTTTTTGTCTGAAAATCAACTGCAGACTATAAACTTCCGGAAGAGAAAGGAATCTCTTGTTCATGACTTGGTTATGCTTTGTGAG GAGAAGCATGCGAGTGTCAATGATGCTGCCCTTTTAGACATTATTT atACTCAATTTCATCAGCACCAGAAAGTTTGGGATGTTTTTCAGATGACTAAAGAACCAG GTGAAGATATTGACCTTTTTGATATGAAACAATTCAAAAGTTCATTTAAGAAAATTCTTCAGAGAGCCTTAAAAAAC gtATCAGTCACCTTCAGGGACGCTGAGGAGAATGCAGTATGGATTCGAATTGCCTGGGGAACACAGTATAAAAAGCCAAACCAGTACAAACCTACTTACGTGGTGTACTATTCCCAGACTCCGTATGCCTTCATTTCTTCTTCCAGGCTGAGGAGCAGCATTCCCCTTCTGGGTCAG GCACTGACAGTTGCTAGCAAACACCATCGGATTGTGAAAATGGACTTCAGAAGCCGATATCTGGACTCTCTTAAGGCTATTGTTTTTAAACAGTATAATCAG acTTTTGAAACTCACAACGCCTCTACACCTCTACAAGAAAGAAACCTTGGGCTAGATATAAACa TGGATTCAAGGATCATTCATGAAAACATAATAGAAAAAGACAGAGTACAAAGAGTGACTCAAGAAATTTTCGGAGACTATCCTCAACCAAGACTAGAATTTGCACAATATAAG CTTGAAACGAAATTCAAAAGTGACTTAAATAGGGGCATCTTGGCTGAAAGAAAAGAACCTCTCCGGTGCCTAGTAAAGTTCTCTAGCCCGAATCTTCTGGAAGCATTGAAATCCTTAGCACCAGCAG gtaTTGCAGATGCACCACTTTCTCCATTGCTCACTTGCATACCCCAAAAgagaatgaattattttaaaattaaagataaataa